DNA from Colletotrichum higginsianum IMI 349063 chromosome 7 map unlocalized unitig_7, whole genome shotgun sequence:
CCATCTGCCTGAGAGGTGGAGCAATGTATGTgtacgtcctcgacgccgtgaAATTcccaggccggcggctggACATGGTTCGAGTTATTGCATCTCCGCCGGCCTTGACCCAGCCGACACCTTTGGCTAACGTACGTTGACACAGCGTGGATGGAACACATCTAGGGCATATATTGGCAAACGACTCCTCTGGAAAGCTGGAGTATCTTTTTGGTAACAACCAAACCAACAAGCCACTGCTGCTAATCCAAATGTGCGAAGGTGGTTCGGTGGTCTGTTGCAACGCTACTCGGATATGAGAGCAGAAGACCACCTACCTGAAGCATCATGGCGGGCAGCAAAGAGGAAAAGGCAGTGGAGGGGTCGGTCAAAGTCACAGCGAACATGGCATCGGTACAAGATGAACGCTCTCTGAGCCCAGGTCCATTATTATGGTGTTACCATTACAATTACAGCCGAACGTGGGCAACAGAGTACAAGAACTGGCCAGCGCCGCTCAGTGGGCACAATCATCCATTCGCACCTGTCAAAGGTGCCCCGCTCCGAATGGTGTAGTTGGTTCATCACGTTCGACTGTAATGGTAATCCAAGATAATCGAAAGGTCCCTAGTTCGATTCTGGGTTCGGAGATGTCATTTTTTGGCGCTCTTGTGTGGGAAGTTCTCTGATATGTTCAGTTGTGGGTATGACACTCATACGTTTTTCTTCCCGCCGTAtacctgtgcgaccttaagaagggaccgccttggcttCATACCTCTCAGTGTGGGAACTTCTCCCCTACTACACCATCCGAAGGGAACGTAAGAATGCTTGGCTGACTGTTGGCCGTCGAGTGGGTGAAGGAGATTGAATCTTTAGAGCGTTAGTCCTTCCCTGCATGTatctctcctcttcttcttttgctcTTGCTCCGGTAAAATTGCAAGATTGATCGATGCAAGCTGGTCCAGCCTGAGTCTAGAACCCCAAAAGACCATCGCAAGTTCCCTCTCATGTGAATGAAACCGGCATCATCAATCACCACGTCTAACTTTACTCCCTCTCACTCCACCGGGTCCCGACCACCCTGCGCCGCCATGTTTCTCTCGTACTCCTCGTCCGACTCCAGGTCGATCTCGACAGGGTGAGTGATCGGCAAGATGGGgatccccttctcctcgagcttTTTCagcctggccgccgtctcgggccGCGACCGGTTCATGCTGTAGACCTTGATGCGGTGGGCCGAGGACGTGACGTGCAGGTCCCAGTTCCTGTAGAACAAGCACGAATAATCCCTTCGTCAGCGTTCGGCTCTTTCTTGGCATGATACCCATCTGCCATGGGCCAGGTGTaaaagggggaaggggggtaAACAGCGGGATGAGCAGGATGAAGAGAGACTTACCAAGCAGAGCGCACATAGGTAGGCTGCGTGTTACACGCGTTGTCCCACGTCCGCACGCAAAACTCCAGCCAtccctcggcgtcgacaggCAGCTCAATCTCCCACAGCCGCCACGCGTGAAAGTACTTGGTCGTCAACTTGTCGTACGGCACCTCGTACCACACCGACCCGCCGTCGCTGCTGACCTCGACCCGGACGGGCCAgtgcccgccgcccgagaagGCCCAGCCGCGCAGCCGGATCTTACCGTCGTGCACGATCTGGTCCATGTCCCTCGGCGACATGATGGCCGACGACACAGGCATCTCCTGGATCGAGAAGCCGTTGCTGTACTTGACGTTCTGCTTCCCGATCTGCGGCGTGTAGTAGATGTACTCGCGCCGCTgcaccggcgccgcgctCTCGTGCTGGATCGCCCGGATCTCCGTCAGCCACTTGGTGCTGCGCGCGCCAATGTAGCCGAACACGACGGTGCGCAGCGGGAACCCGTGGATCTTGGGCAGCGGCTCGCCGTTCATCTCCCATGCGAGGAGGACCTCGTTCAGCTTCACCTTGCGCCACGGAACGCTCACGATGTAGTTGTGCaccttgcccttcttgaaGTACGTGTCGGCACCGTAGAATTCGAGGTGGCCCGCGCCTTCCTTCAGACCGCCGCAGTACTTGATCACCTTTTTCAGACTGACGCCCGTCCAGCGGGCCGTGCCAATGGCACCCTCACCCCAGGGTGCGTTGATaagctcgtcgccgtcgccaggATACTGCGCAATCTGCTCCAGGCGGCGGGTACCGGAGCACTGGAGCGAGACAACACTGCTCTGGTGCGGAAATTTGGTCTTGAGATCTTCCAGGGTAAAGGTCTGCGGGTTGTTGACGAGGCCCGAAATGTCGAGCGTATACTTTTCCGCGTCGATCTCAGGGATGCCGCCGTGGTTGCGGACGAAGTGGTCTCTGTTGTTGGTGAGCtccgtctcgacgaggcggtccTGCGCAGTAGTGGCCCAGTCGTTAGATTGTCTGTCATGATGTTTCAAGGCTGGTTGGAGATGTGCAACTCACCCGCGGGGGTTCGCCGTTGTAGGGGAACTGAAGCACGTGGATCATGTCCTCCGCCTTCTCTTTCTTGACAATGTCCCAGCTGATTTCGGGCAGGTGACCCAAGCCCAGGGCATAGTGGTACTGCTTCCACCTTTCGCCCGTGAGAATGGGATTCGTGTCGGGCAGCGGCCCCAGTTGGAATTGAGGCGGCTACGCAACTCTCATGTTAGCACAGGCAACATCTTGTCATGGGACAGACATGTCCCCAGTCACTCACGTCCGGAAAGTCATATTGAGCCATCAGCTTCTCGAccaacttcttcttctcggggTATTTCTCCCACTCGATATATCCCTTCCAGCCgtccctctcttccttgAATTCAGGGATCTCGCCCTTGGCCCTGAAGGGGATAGCATTTGGCTCAGCGGGAGCCATAACGACTAATAGGAGGGGTTGTAAATCGTGCACTATAGAAGCTAGATGTGCTTTATGCGAGGATGTTCAGCACGAGAACAGATGGGAGAGCGTTGCTAATATGGCAGAAGCATCCGCCCATCGCAACTCGGAGGCCCAACCAGGCATGCCTTTCATCCTAACACCCCAGCGACCTGTCTCGACGCAACCATGCCGAACTGCCGCATGGCCGCCACTACTACGAAAGGAGAAGTTGGGTTGGCAAAGGCACCAATGGGCAGTGTTCTCATGCCCATGCGATGCCGTCATGGACACATCAAGACTTGGGCTTGCTCCATATACCTTGGTGGAGCACGGCCTCTATCGCACTAGGTAGGGTAACAACAGACGCTAACACCATGACGCCTGTGTCAGTCATCGCAGCCTCGGTCAAAAGTCGGTGATCCTTGGCATCCGACCAATGCAGGGCGCTGACGAGAGAACGAACGATCAGTAAGCGGTCAGATGTACTGGCATTGACCGACATGACAACAAGGACCATCTTCTCGAATTTTGGATATTAAACAATGATGTATTCCGAATGAGCCGCAATGAGACCAAGAAGTAATCTAGATAATTTATGCTCGTCGCAGTAAACGCCGTCAGCGTTCCATCGTAGCCGCCTGCCTGCCAAAAAACAAACAATGTGTGTGATGCAATGTCCTCCGTGTCGGGGCACCTAAAAGAACAACTGCCAAAACTCGCCAACCCAACACTTCTCCCAACCCAATCGGCTCAAAACATGCCAATGCGTGTTTTATCAATCTTCGCTGCTTGCTCTTCGGGTATCGTGCGCGGCCCCATccaccatcatcgtcaccatccCTCTCTTATGTAAAGTGTCTATCCTTGAAGAACAGCGCCATTCATACTGCGGCCAATGGTCTTGAAAGATGAGTACTGTCCGTCGGCTCCCATGACATCGAAGCGGCTGACGCTCATGGCGTCCTCGGTGTATCCAGAGAAGTAGTAGCCGACAACAACTACGAGGTAACTCAGCAACAGAATGCTGCCCTTGAAGTAGTTACTCTTCCCTTCGCCGTACATGTAGCTGAGCAGGAAGACACAGATTATCACCGTCACCATATCCCATTGAGGGAACAGGAGCGCAAACGTGTGCGCGCtcacgtcctcgacgccctcggtgGTGGCGTAGAATGCAGAGTACAGCACCAGTGCTGGGATCTGGAGCAAACAGACTTGCAGCGCGTAAGCAGAACCGATCTCCATGGAGAGTGCGATATTGCCGTTCATCGCAAACGAGATGGCGTTCTATACAGCCGTTGTCAGCCAATGTCTAAAGTGATTGCCACCGACCGAACGCGAACTTACCAAGAACTCAGTCGTGTTGGGAACCAGGGCGAAAAGAGTGATACCCAGAAACttctcgtcgatggcgaagCCCTCGAGAACGACATCAACGGTGTCAACCAAAatctcggcgatgatggcgtaGAGCACGGTGGCTCCCATGAGGATAAAAGCACTCTTGCCACGGCTCCAATTCGGAGCGTCATGGCCACCGTGGGGCACTTGGGCAGTACTGGCAGCCGCGAGGTCCTCGTTCTCGGCCAATGTTGCGGTGCGCAGAgcaggagggcgaggagtGGCCCCAGTTGAGCTGCCGGGCTGGGCCGAGATCCTGCGAGGCATCCGCTCCCTCGCTGCAATGGTGGCCGCGGTGGCCGCCATCTCTGCAACCTCGCGGACGAGAGCGTTGTTCTCTGCCTCTGAGAATCCCGGGATGTGGACGACAGAGCGTGTTGTGTCACTACCGCTCGACTTGGGGGGCACGACATGCGGGATGCTGACGCTGCCGTTGCCAGTACTCAGTCCCAGTCCAGCGACGGAGCCATGACGGGAAgtgtcgtcgcccttggTAGCAAGGCCCACCTGCTTCAGCGACTGGCCGAGAATGCGCTTGTAGAGATGAGAGTCGCGGACATCGACCGAAGTCCCAGTGGTTTCGGCGAATGAGTGAGGGCCCGACTGTCTGGCATGggcgtgtgcgtgtgcgtgcgCCTCCTCGTGTTTCTTCTCGTCGATCTCTGAGTTCCAGATGACAGCGGCGTGAGTTCGCAGGGTAAACCAAAGTCCCACAATG
Protein-coding regions in this window:
- a CDS encoding Oxidoreductase molybdopterin binding domain-containing protein; translation: MAPAEPNAIPFRAKGEIPEFKEERDGWKGYIEWEKYPEKKKLVEKLMAQYDFPDPPQFQLGPLPDTNPILTGERWKQYHYALGLGHLPEISWDIVKKEKAEDMIHVLQFPYNGEPPRDRLVETELTNNRDHFVRNHGGIPEIDAEKYTLDISGLVNNPQTFTLEDLKTKFPHQSSVVSLQCSGTRRLEQIAQYPGDGDELINAPWGEGAIGTARWTGVSLKKVIKYCGGLKEGAGHLEFYGADTYFKKGKVHNYIVSVPWRKVKLNEVLLAWEMNGEPLPKIHGFPLRTVVFGYIGARSTKWLTEIRAIQHESAAPVQRREYIYYTPQIGKQNVKYSNGFSIQEMPVSSAIMSPRDMDQIVHDGKIRLRGWAFSGGGHWPVRVEVSSDGGSVWYEVPYDKLTTKYFHAWRLWEIELPVDAEGWLEFCVRTWDNACNTQPTYVRSAWNWDLHVTSSAHRIKVYSMNRSRPETAARLKKLEEKGIPILPITHPVEIDLESDEEYERNMAAQGGRDPVE